In Limosilactobacillus sp. WILCCON 0051, a single window of DNA contains:
- a CDS encoding aspartate/glutamate racemase family protein, whose translation MANPYGYISSNNQNQSVSPSVSPIAGNAIGIIAVNLDYPKLPGNVANATTFTFPVDYEVIDLEIEQLFENDPAAIDVIVNAAKRLEARGVKAIVGACGYFANFQRQVQSSVQVPVILSSLAQLPLISLSLQANQKIAVLVADINGADQKLLNNVNADDHNVIFVDVGSLPEFHAIRYGQTVLDNGALTKALMQKAQSVVANHPEVGAILLECSDLPPYAAAIQAAAKRPVFDFITLINWLHQSVCQKPYSGFF comes from the coding sequence ATGGCTAATCCATATGGCTACATTAGCTCTAACAATCAGAATCAATCTGTCTCGCCCAGCGTCAGTCCCATTGCTGGCAACGCAATCGGCATCATCGCCGTCAATCTTGACTATCCCAAGCTCCCAGGCAATGTCGCCAATGCTACGACCTTTACCTTTCCAGTTGACTATGAGGTAATCGATCTTGAAATTGAACAACTCTTCGAAAATGATCCGGCGGCAATTGATGTGATCGTCAATGCAGCCAAAAGACTCGAAGCAAGAGGGGTTAAAGCAATCGTTGGCGCGTGCGGGTACTTTGCCAACTTCCAGCGTCAGGTTCAATCAAGCGTTCAGGTTCCAGTTATCCTCTCCAGTCTTGCGCAGCTGCCATTGATTTCTCTTAGTCTGCAAGCCAATCAAAAAATCGCCGTACTGGTCGCAGACATTAACGGTGCTGATCAAAAGCTTTTGAACAATGTCAACGCTGATGACCATAATGTAATTTTTGTCGATGTTGGCAGTCTACCCGAATTTCACGCGATTCGCTATGGACAAACCGTTCTTGATAATGGCGCACTGACTAAAGCATTAATGCAAAAAGCTCAGTCGGTAGTTGCCAATCATCCCGAAGTCGGTGCCATCTTATTGGAATGCAGTGATCTGCCGCCATATGCTGCGGCGATTCAAGCGGCAGCCAAGCGACCGGTCTTTGATTTCATTACGCTTATTAATTGGCTGCATCAGTCAGTTTGCCAAAAACCATATTCTGGATTTTTCTAA
- a CDS encoding NAD/NADP octopine/nopaline dehydrogenase family protein, whose translation MVAQNLSEYTIAVLGAGAVGRSVAADCQLAGNHVRLFDLPEFAKESLKDIDKTGIEIQGFEYNRYNFKRSGIAKFDLVSDDLKEVVAGAQIILVAVPSVGHNAFFEQLVPLLEDGQIIHIIPDNFGSLRLRKQLREKRPELNVIIGGWSSAPYGTRIVKEAGIDTKRVFFRYRAISLRGAALPSTDQDKFLESTQHIGCFDSITFGDGPVGGKTVLDIGFSNVNPTLHCPGTVLGAAVMENYGRVFGGNDKSDFSIYSHVYTESVSEVQYAFYQEEIKLAETIGVDIARYPKKTFFSRSNILGPEYMGDGAEAPFDDQFPMAFGTGPFSIHDRYVTEDIPVGCHVYHELGQKFGVATPVIDSIITLGSAMVGTDFYQTGVTLDELDIAHLNKDELLDYLINGNFKEKNNG comes from the coding sequence ATGGTAGCACAAAACTTATCTGAATATACTATTGCTGTTTTAGGAGCCGGAGCGGTTGGTCGTTCCGTAGCTGCCGACTGTCAATTGGCTGGCAATCATGTCCGCCTGTTCGATTTACCAGAATTTGCCAAAGAGTCGTTAAAAGATATTGATAAAACCGGCATTGAGATTCAAGGCTTTGAATATAACCGCTATAACTTTAAGCGCAGCGGCATTGCCAAATTCGATCTCGTTTCCGATGATTTAAAAGAAGTCGTTGCCGGCGCACAGATTATTTTGGTCGCCGTTCCTTCAGTTGGCCACAACGCTTTCTTTGAACAGCTGGTACCACTCTTGGAAGATGGTCAGATCATCCATATCATCCCCGACAATTTCGGCAGTCTGCGTTTACGCAAGCAGCTGCGGGAAAAGCGTCCTGAACTCAACGTAATCATTGGCGGCTGGTCAAGTGCGCCATATGGTACGCGGATTGTCAAAGAAGCCGGCATTGACACTAAACGGGTATTCTTCCGGTACCGAGCAATCTCTTTGCGGGGAGCCGCCCTGCCTTCGACTGATCAAGACAAGTTCCTGGAAAGCACGCAGCATATTGGCTGTTTTGATTCGATTACGTTTGGTGATGGTCCAGTTGGCGGCAAGACGGTACTCGACATTGGCTTTAGCAACGTTAATCCAACCCTGCACTGCCCTGGTACCGTACTGGGCGCTGCCGTGATGGAAAATTACGGACGCGTTTTTGGCGGCAACGACAAGAGCGACTTTTCAATTTACTCTCATGTTTATACGGAATCAGTTTCTGAAGTTCAATATGCCTTTTATCAAGAAGAAATCAAACTGGCCGAAACGATTGGCGTCGATATTGCCCGTTATCCAAAAAAGACCTTCTTCTCACGCTCAAATATTTTAGGACCTGAATATATGGGTGATGGGGCCGAGGCGCCATTTGACGATCAGTTTCCAATGGCATTTGGTACCGGTCCATTTAGTATTCACGATCGCTACGTTACTGAAGATATTCCAGTCGGCTGCCATGTCTATCATGAACTGGGGCAGAAATTCGGCGTTGCAACGCCAGTGATTGACAGCATCATCACATTAGGATCCGCGATGGTTGGAACTGACTTTTACCAAACCGGCGTCACGCTTGATGAATTGGATATCGCGCATCTTAACAAAGACGAACTGCTGGATTACCTGATAAACGGCAACTTTAAGGAGAAGAACAATGGCTAA
- a CDS encoding acyl-CoA thioesterase: MTAINCQQTRIETTHRILNGDLNEHGTLFGGRLLEAVDAEASVAAMRVARATLVTAAMDHVQFVKPFHLQDAMIVRAVVTGLGHRSVEVFVKVLGEHLMTGERFVGFTCFLTYVVPAAGAGLVYDELIADNDETKYLLAGYQDRRAQRGVVRQQERDLLAHLSCE, translated from the coding sequence ATGACTGCAATCAACTGTCAACAAACACGAATTGAAACAACGCATCGGATTTTGAATGGTGACTTGAATGAGCATGGGACGCTGTTTGGCGGTCGCCTGCTGGAAGCCGTGGATGCAGAGGCTTCAGTCGCGGCAATGCGGGTTGCTAGAGCTACTTTGGTCACGGCCGCCATGGATCACGTTCAATTCGTCAAGCCATTTCACCTGCAGGATGCCATGATTGTCAGAGCAGTGGTTACTGGGCTGGGGCATCGATCAGTTGAGGTATTCGTAAAGGTTTTGGGCGAGCACTTGATGACAGGCGAGCGTTTCGTTGGCTTTACCTGCTTTTTGACCTACGTGGTACCGGCAGCAGGGGCAGGATTGGTTTACGATGAATTGATTGCTGATAATGATGAAACCAAATATCTGCTGGCTGGCTATCAGGATCGTCGTGCGCAGCGGGGCGTGGTTCGTCAGCAGGAGCGCGATTTGTTGGCTCATTTGAGTTGCGAATAG
- a CDS encoding LysM domain-containing protein: MNFNKKAMKITAAVAGAVALGTVGAATTANADTTYTVQAGDTLSSISYKLGHNLDFVDQLAQNNNIADKNLIFVGQQLTIKDDGEVVVSDQNGQQTTVAQVQTQPAAQTTAAAQSTTQSAASQASSGTQSTYTSTASGSDAAAKAWIAARESGGSYTAQNGQYYGKYQLSSSYLNGDYSAANQERVADNYVASRYGSWTAAQQFWQSHGWY, encoded by the coding sequence ATGAATTTTAACAAGAAAGCTATGAAGATTACCGCAGCCGTTGCTGGTGCCGTTGCATTGGGCACGGTGGGAGCAGCAACTACGGCCAACGCCGACACGACCTACACGGTACAGGCCGGCGACACGCTTTCCAGCATTTCATACAAGTTGGGTCACAACCTGGACTTTGTTGACCAGCTTGCCCAAAACAACAACATCGCCGACAAGAACCTGATCTTTGTTGGTCAACAGCTGACGATCAAGGACGATGGTGAAGTCGTAGTCAGCGATCAAAATGGTCAACAGACTACGGTCGCCCAAGTTCAAACTCAGCCAGCTGCTCAAACGACTGCTGCTGCGCAATCGACAACGCAATCAGCTGCCAGCCAAGCATCTTCAGGCACGCAATCAACGTATACTTCCACTGCTTCTGGTAGCGATGCCGCTGCTAAGGCTTGGATTGCTGCTCGTGAATCTGGTGGCAGCTACACCGCGCAAAACGGTCAATACTACGGTAAGTACCAACTGAGTTCTTCTTACCTGAATGGCGACTACTCAGCTGCCAACCAAGAACGCGTGGCTGATAATTACGTTGCCAGTCGTTACGGTTCTTGGACGGCTGCTCAACAATTCTGGCAAAGCCACGGCTGGTACTAA